In a single window of the Candidatus Kaiserbacteria bacterium genome:
- a CDS encoding phosphoesterase, with amino-acid sequence MEKEITCIYHKDCIDGTTAAAVVLRKYPNAQTFPLAHNYSPEEIETILNCTEPSAHIYIVDSTLGLTEFLERGHTVTVIDHHISEHTRVLEITKDYTGLTYVFDNEKSGASLSWAYLFPEVPAPALIPHVEDNDLWKKMFGEETEHIVNYLSLWRNDPHHTVALFDEPLESLTAQGTILTLSAHSMVSRLILLEPVTLRIENHEVLAYNITNYQSACGNALAHQNGMAVALYTILGNQVKFSFRSEDSHEPSALKLAMSLGGGGHRNSSGATISLDNFIERIVRI; translated from the coding sequence ATGGAAAAAGAAATCACCTGTATCTACCACAAGGATTGCATCGATGGCACTACTGCCGCTGCCGTGGTTCTCAGAAAATATCCAAATGCCCAAACCTTTCCCCTCGCCCATAATTACTCTCCCGAGGAAATAGAAACCATTCTTAATTGTACTGAACCTTCTGCCCACATATATATAGTCGACTCAACACTTGGATTGACTGAGTTTTTGGAACGAGGACACACGGTGACGGTAATCGATCACCACATTAGCGAACATACGCGAGTATTAGAAATCACAAAGGACTACACGGGGCTCACCTATGTATTTGATAATGAAAAGTCAGGTGCGTCACTCTCGTGGGCATACCTCTTTCCCGAAGTACCTGCGCCTGCACTTATTCCCCATGTAGAAGACAATGACCTCTGGAAAAAAATGTTTGGGGAAGAAACTGAGCACATTGTGAATTATCTTTCCCTATGGAGAAACGACCCTCATCACACCGTAGCGCTTTTTGATGAACCTCTCGAATCACTTACCGCTCAAGGAACAATACTAACGCTCTCAGCGCATTCTATGGTAAGCCGACTAATCCTTCTTGAGCCGGTAACGCTTCGTATTGAAAATCATGAGGTACTTGCATACAACATCACTAATTACCAATCAGCGTGTGGCAATGCGCTTGCTCACCAAAACGGCATGGCGGTTGCGCTCTATACCATTTTGGGTAACCAAGTAAAGTTTAGTTTCCGTTCTGAGGATTCACATGAACCCTCAGCACTCAAACTCGCCATGTCGCTCGGCGGAGGAGGACATCGAAATAGTTCTGGAGCCACTATATCGCTCGACAACTTTATTGAACGCATTGTACGAATATAA
- a CDS encoding ABC-F family ATP-binding cassette domain-containing protein — translation MAREAGLISFNDVTFEYTHNKPILIGANFVIRRGSKLTLMGQNGAGKSTIFGLITGEFKENDGDINIMPRTTIALSRQVIPRDELDLTVRDFFQKCFPEKVYDIDPKIDAVLEVVNLVAPHDRIVRSFSGGQQARILLASALIQNPDLLLLDEPTNNLDVEGIRHLTEFLREYKKTVVVISHDADFLNAFTEGVLYLDVRTHVIEQYDGNYHTVVREIAARIERENRKNSQYAKEIQANKEKANFFAQKGGKMRLVAKKLREEAEEYEENKVDVRKEDRTIRPFTINVPEELPTKILTISSYKVIKNHVPTEKKCDITLGKNFHLQLVGPNGIGKSTLLEALASGHAQGETVAPQVKIGYYRQDFSTLNFEDTVFNALLSVMEKKIEEDMRSVAAGFLLGSDVMRTKIGSLSEGQKGLVAFAQLVLMKPGLLILDEPTNHINFRHLPVIAEALNKYEGAMILVSHVPDFVEKIRIDEVLDLGKKHT, via the coding sequence ATGGCACGTGAAGCAGGTCTTATCTCGTTTAACGACGTAACGTTTGAATACACACACAATAAACCAATCTTAATTGGGGCTAATTTTGTGATTCGCCGCGGATCAAAATTGACCCTCATGGGTCAAAACGGTGCAGGGAAGAGTACTATTTTTGGTCTTATCACTGGCGAATTTAAAGAAAACGATGGTGATATCAATATTATGCCTCGCACTACCATCGCGCTTTCAAGGCAGGTAATACCTCGTGATGAACTCGATTTAACCGTTCGTGATTTTTTTCAGAAGTGCTTTCCTGAAAAGGTATATGATATCGACCCAAAGATTGATGCGGTACTTGAGGTAGTGAATCTTGTAGCACCTCACGACCGTATCGTGCGTTCTTTTTCTGGTGGACAGCAAGCGCGCATACTCCTCGCCTCGGCACTTATCCAAAATCCCGACCTTCTCCTCCTTGACGAGCCGACCAACAACCTCGATGTCGAGGGTATTCGCCATCTCACTGAGTTTCTCCGTGAGTATAAAAAGACCGTTGTGGTAATTTCCCATGATGCTGATTTTCTCAATGCGTTTACGGAAGGTGTGTTGTACCTCGATGTCCGTACACATGTCATAGAGCAGTATGATGGCAACTATCATACAGTGGTGCGGGAAATCGCGGCGCGTATTGAAAGGGAAAACCGAAAGAACTCCCAATATGCAAAAGAAATTCAAGCAAACAAAGAAAAGGCGAACTTCTTTGCACAAAAAGGAGGCAAGATGCGCCTTGTAGCAAAGAAACTGCGTGAAGAGGCAGAAGAGTATGAAGAAAACAAAGTGGATGTGCGCAAAGAAGATAGAACCATTCGCCCTTTCACAATTAATGTCCCCGAAGAACTCCCCACAAAGATTCTCACCATTTCTTCATATAAGGTTATCAAAAATCACGTTCCAACCGAAAAGAAATGTGATATAACGCTCGGAAAGAATTTTCACCTTCAACTCGTGGGTCCAAACGGCATAGGGAAGAGCACGCTTCTCGAAGCACTTGCCTCAGGGCACGCACAGGGTGAGACTGTAGCGCCACAGGTAAAGATTGGCTACTACCGACAGGATTTCTCAACCCTCAACTTCGAGGATACGGTGTTTAATGCACTCCTCTCCGTGATGGAGAAAAAGATAGAGGAAGACATGCGCTCGGTGGCTGCAGGTTTTCTTCTTGGTAGTGACGTCATGCGTACCAAGATTGGGAGTCTCTCAGAAGGACAAAAGGGTCTCGTGGCATTTGCACAACTTGTGCTCATGAAACCAGGCCTTCTCATCCTCGATGAACCCACCAACCACATCAATTTCCGACATCTTCCTGTAATCGCAGAGGCACTCAACAAGTATGAAGGCGCCATGATTCTTGTTTCTCACGTCCCCGATTTTGTAGAAAAAATTCGTATTGATGAGGTGTTGGATTTAGGGAAGAAACATACGTAA